Proteins from a single region of Aureibacter tunicatorum:
- the gldA gene encoding gliding motility-associated ABC transporter ATP-binding subunit GldA, protein MSIEINKLTKIYGNQIAVDSISFSAQKGEIIGLLGPNGAGKSTTMKILTGFLSPTHGETHVCGINVQEETIKAQQKIGYLPENNPLHYEMYVKEYLNFAANLYNIKKPKERIAEIIDLCGLTPECHKKIGQLSKGYKQRVGLAQALIHNPEVLILDEPTTGLDPNQLVDIRSLIKKISQDKTVILSTHIMQEVEAICSRVVIFNKGKLITDKPIAEIQTDMNNANYVYAEFSESINTDIFIENGLSFQSQEANTYRFSTNNETETRKAIFNLATKNNLPLIGLWKEKNKLEDIFHDLTGKKQ, encoded by the coding sequence ATGTCTATTGAAATAAATAAGCTAACAAAAATATATGGAAACCAAATAGCGGTTGACTCTATAAGTTTTTCCGCTCAAAAAGGTGAAATCATTGGACTACTTGGCCCTAATGGCGCGGGGAAATCTACGACAATGAAGATTTTAACAGGTTTTCTGTCTCCAACTCATGGCGAAACGCATGTCTGTGGCATCAATGTCCAAGAAGAAACTATCAAAGCGCAACAAAAAATAGGATACTTGCCGGAAAACAACCCTTTGCACTATGAAATGTACGTCAAGGAGTACCTTAATTTTGCCGCGAACCTGTACAATATCAAGAAACCCAAAGAGCGTATTGCCGAAATTATTGATTTATGCGGACTTACTCCTGAATGCCATAAAAAAATAGGGCAATTATCTAAAGGTTACAAACAAAGAGTTGGATTGGCCCAAGCCCTTATTCATAACCCTGAAGTGCTGATTCTGGATGAGCCTACAACAGGTCTCGACCCTAACCAACTGGTTGATATTAGAAGCCTAATAAAGAAAATAAGTCAAGACAAAACCGTAATTCTCTCAACTCACATTATGCAAGAAGTGGAAGCTATATGTTCGCGTGTTGTTATTTTCAATAAAGGCAAACTTATCACAGACAAGCCAATTGCTGAGATTCAAACGGACATGAACAATGCTAACTATGTATACGCGGAATTTAGCGAAAGCATCAATACTGATATTTTCATAGAAAACGGCTTATCATTCCAAAGTCAAGAAGCTAATACATATCGTTTCAGCACCAATAATGAGACTGAAACACGAAAAGCTATTTTCAATTTAGCCACAAAAAATAATCTCCCGCTCATTGGCTTATGGAAAGAAAAAAATAAATTGGAAGACATTTTTCATGATTTAACTGGAAAAAAACAATAG